One Pseudomonas fluorescens genomic region harbors:
- a CDS encoding NfrA family protein, giving the protein MKRFQRRSLLMGSLLFGLSAAVPIKAAPLSDFEQFRSYPYMDRSYREAKKGNWKEVERLMKHLLEKVPKNDEARALLVEALAKQRRYKDAVQALPDEDNAALLDLRLTWIEQDPPSSTQVEQWMATSDLNARIKLWQAYSLSLAKFGGAARAHDWLAHLSPKGDEKILRLARANWSEQLRDWSGTIDELAPLAARQQLDAESWQRLANAYVQRLDEKPLQQLLQQAPTPQAARKVRLAMVDRAIAMGHGQQAQRWLQSLPAADLADPAQRQRLWELARQTSDVPTVQRLSNDLQRPCLETSDWLSRRDPEAALQQLRQCQPADDPQAWLVLAQRLQATDLLQNTRLPEPWDSRRQAQLVDVWQEQGESSKVMVWLAGQPQTPAVVKRRAELAQRMGRRTEEQTLWEYHYRQTGNLASLNQASFLAMQSGDRAHAQQLLENAYDRHGGRLPGAALQRLAGIYASSTNITPAQQRRMASLIAHIDSTTRGQLLAQLAETGQCDTVQQAIGTQPQSAGDYRALGRCAMRDRPGEAVVYYQQAEKLGDRSNRIALAYALQAAGDSAGALAIWRTLAPAQFTENARLTASRSALNAGDKQAAERFWQQSKTRGANEWALGAAIADARGDHLQALQRQRQALQTGPDAGHFYAASVTAQKAGDLAQSNAWLAEAVRRDPANPRYRADYGMRLAGAPTREERAKAVPYLQQATRDFPEDYQLGETLAWRYDEIADSASAREELRRVIDLEQNPVAADDEDGSMEARRYRQRRAHEALSRRDSFTIASTWSPAGVSTNDFLRDDESTASNRSPNSQNVQVAMWDHALGAEPSRAGSSLSVYGRVLLGGQSRSSYAESVAAGVGLRYKPWGTQNINFYGEIYKQSQFDDQDNHGLSLGQLINPDKLSDQLDDHRQDGHTTTDYLLRATASFLDQGRYRNDWHVDESEWDERSLYLDAAWWTKAGDHQWLSRFQQGHTWKLPFNGAQTLMPYGFLEFASQDPSNDWRQDLRTGVGVRWQWWYDDDRYNAYRSKLTVRTEYQQSLGGNLYEGGSGVLLGVEWSF; this is encoded by the coding sequence ATGAAGCGCTTTCAACGCCGCAGCCTGTTGATGGGCAGCCTATTGTTCGGCCTGAGCGCAGCGGTTCCAATAAAAGCCGCGCCGCTGAGCGACTTCGAGCAGTTCCGCAGCTACCCCTACATGGATCGCAGCTACCGCGAGGCAAAAAAAGGTAACTGGAAAGAAGTCGAACGCTTGATGAAGCATTTGCTGGAGAAAGTGCCGAAAAACGATGAAGCCCGCGCCTTGCTGGTGGAAGCGTTGGCGAAACAGCGCCGCTACAAGGATGCGGTACAGGCGCTGCCAGACGAGGACAATGCCGCGCTGCTCGACTTGCGCCTGACCTGGATCGAACAGGATCCGCCGAGCAGCACGCAGGTGGAGCAGTGGATGGCGACCAGCGATCTCAACGCGCGAATAAAGCTCTGGCAGGCTTACAGCTTGAGTCTGGCCAAGTTTGGCGGTGCGGCCAGGGCGCATGACTGGCTGGCGCACCTCTCGCCCAAAGGCGATGAAAAAATCCTGCGTCTGGCCCGCGCCAATTGGTCGGAACAGCTGCGTGACTGGAGCGGCACGATCGACGAACTGGCACCGCTCGCCGCGCGTCAACAACTGGATGCCGAGAGTTGGCAGCGATTGGCCAATGCCTATGTGCAACGCCTCGACGAAAAGCCTTTGCAACAATTGTTGCAGCAAGCACCAACACCGCAAGCCGCGCGAAAAGTCCGTCTGGCGATGGTCGATCGGGCGATCGCCATGGGTCATGGTCAACAAGCGCAACGCTGGCTGCAATCATTACCTGCCGCCGATCTCGCCGACCCGGCACAACGCCAGCGTCTCTGGGAACTGGCGCGGCAAACCAGCGACGTTCCCACAGTGCAACGCCTGAGCAATGATTTGCAGCGCCCTTGCCTGGAAACCAGCGATTGGCTTTCGCGCCGCGATCCGGAAGCCGCTTTGCAGCAACTGCGCCAGTGCCAACCCGCGGACGATCCGCAAGCCTGGCTGGTGCTCGCGCAACGCCTGCAAGCCACCGATCTGCTGCAAAACACCCGCTTGCCCGAGCCGTGGGATAGCCGCCGTCAGGCGCAACTGGTCGATGTCTGGCAGGAACAGGGCGAGAGCAGCAAAGTCATGGTCTGGCTCGCTGGCCAGCCGCAAACCCCGGCGGTGGTCAAGCGCCGCGCCGAGTTGGCGCAGCGCATGGGTCGGCGCACCGAAGAGCAAACCTTATGGGAATATCATTATCGCCAGACCGGTAATCTCGCGTCGCTGAATCAGGCCAGTTTCCTCGCTATGCAAAGCGGTGATCGTGCTCATGCGCAGCAATTGCTGGAAAACGCTTATGACCGTCATGGCGGACGTCTGCCTGGCGCCGCGTTGCAACGCCTGGCAGGTATTTACGCGTCGTCGACGAACATCACGCCTGCGCAGCAGCGGCGCATGGCCTCGTTGATCGCTCATATCGACAGCACGACCCGCGGTCAGCTGCTCGCGCAACTGGCCGAGACGGGCCAGTGCGATACCGTGCAACAGGCCATCGGCACTCAGCCGCAAAGCGCTGGCGACTATCGCGCCCTCGGCCGTTGCGCGATGCGTGATCGTCCGGGCGAAGCCGTGGTCTATTACCAGCAGGCGGAAAAACTCGGTGACCGCAGCAATCGCATCGCCTTGGCCTACGCGCTGCAGGCCGCCGGTGACTCTGCCGGTGCATTGGCGATCTGGCGCACTCTCGCGCCCGCACAATTCACTGAAAACGCACGCCTGACAGCCAGCCGAAGTGCCTTGAACGCAGGCGACAAACAAGCGGCTGAACGCTTCTGGCAGCAAAGCAAAACGCGCGGTGCCAACGAATGGGCATTGGGCGCCGCCATCGCTGACGCTCGCGGCGATCATCTCCAAGCTCTGCAACGACAGCGCCAAGCCCTGCAGACTGGCCCGGACGCCGGGCATTTCTACGCCGCTTCAGTCACCGCGCAGAAGGCCGGGGATCTGGCGCAAAGTAACGCCTGGCTCGCCGAAGCCGTGCGCCGTGACCCGGCCAATCCGCGCTACCGTGCCGATTACGGCATGCGCTTGGCAGGCGCGCCTACCCGTGAAGAACGCGCGAAAGCCGTGCCCTATCTGCAACAGGCCACCCGCGACTTCCCTGAGGATTATCAACTCGGCGAAACCCTGGCCTGGCGCTACGACGAAATCGCAGACAGCGCCTCCGCGCGCGAGGAATTGCGTCGGGTCATCGATCTGGAACAGAACCCGGTGGCCGCCGACGATGAGGACGGCAGCATGGAAGCCCGGCGTTATCGTCAACGCCGCGCCCATGAGGCACTTTCTCGCCGCGACAGCTTCACAATCGCCAGTACCTGGTCACCTGCCGGTGTTTCGACCAACGATTTTCTGCGCGATGACGAAAGCACCGCTTCCAACCGCAGCCCCAATTCGCAAAACGTCCAGGTGGCGATGTGGGATCACGCCCTCGGTGCTGAACCCAGCCGCGCCGGCAGTTCGCTGTCGGTCTATGGCCGCGTGCTGCTAGGCGGGCAAAGCCGCTCCAGTTATGCCGAGTCTGTCGCGGCGGGCGTGGGCTTGCGTTACAAACCGTGGGGCACGCAAAACATCAACTTCTACGGCGAGATTTACAAGCAGAGCCAGTTCGATGACCAGGACAATCACGGCTTGAGCCTTGGCCAGTTGATCAATCCGGACAAGCTCTCCGATCAACTCGACGACCATCGTCAGGACGGCCACACCACCACCGATTACCTGCTGCGCGCCACTGCGTCTTTCCTCGATCAGGGTCGATACCGCAACGATTGGCACGTTGACGAAAGCGAGTGGGACGAACGCTCGCTCTACCTCGACGCCGCGTGGTGGACCAAGGCGGGTGATCATCAATGGCTGTCGCGCTTCCAGCAAGGCCATACGTGGAAACTGCCGTTCAACGGGGCACAAACACTCATGCCGTACGGTTTCCTTGAGTTCGCCAGCCAGGACCCAAGCAACGATTGGCGCCAGGATTTGCGCACCGGTGTCGGCGTGCGCTGGCAATGGTGGTATGACGATGATCGCTACAACGCCTATCGCTCCAAATTGACCGTGCGAACCGAGTATCAGCAGTCACTCGGCGGCAATTTGTATGAAGGCGGCAGTGGGGTGTTGCTCGGCGTGGAATGGAGTTTCTGA
- the nrfB gene encoding cyclic di-3',5'-guanylate-activated glycosyltransferase NrfB: protein MSLGWVDFFAYVLFGLKYVAIALALLMFLLGLDDLFIDLVYWSRKLIRRWRIYEKFERADEQRLYTIAEKPLAIMVPAWNEVGVVGEMARLAASTIDYENYQIFVGTYPNDADTQADVDAVCQHYPNVHKVVCARPGPTSKADCLNNIIDAILRFESEAKIQFAGFILHDAEDVISPMELRLFNYLLPNKDLIQIPVYPYAPEWHGFTAGHYVDEFAENHGKDVIVREALTGQVPSAGVGTCFSRKAISALLEDGDGIAFDVQSLTEDYDIGFRLKQKGMKCIFARYSISDPKLALEQPWAFGMNREFSQVICVREHFPRDLQHAIRQKSRWIVGIVFQGTKNLGWSRKGLLNYFLWRDRRGLIAYMLSFLVNLLFAVLITMWLITVIAPESWRYPSILSDSAILPVLLWLNGLMLLNRLFQRGWFVTRYYGLAEGLLSAPRMMWSNFVNFFANLRALRQVMAMGDSRRVAWDKTTHEFPALTKAQRVPLGHRLVEKGLLTEEQLEAAVTSPVRRRLGRELLLREYINSTQLVQELAEQLELEWAPLNPFKIDRRLIDAVPRRVASHYGVLPVAEEGDTLVLASEGPVSQVSLGAISRQLKRPVRSRLAPQGRVTLGIRYWYASPRQNADMRHMLEVLERHQDDEALLERVSRHQVLLGNLLQVRGMVPPTLFNQAMIDFDDEKMSLGEHLISRGMITQEVLDQALADQASEQQAAYRIVREVA from the coding sequence ATGAGTCTGGGCTGGGTCGATTTTTTTGCGTATGTGCTGTTCGGCCTTAAATATGTGGCGATTGCCCTCGCCCTGTTGATGTTTCTGCTCGGTCTCGATGATCTGTTCATCGACCTTGTGTACTGGAGCCGCAAGCTGATCCGGCGCTGGCGGATCTATGAAAAGTTCGAACGGGCCGATGAGCAACGGCTATACACCATCGCTGAAAAACCGCTGGCGATCATGGTGCCCGCGTGGAATGAAGTCGGCGTGGTCGGTGAAATGGCGCGGCTGGCCGCCTCGACCATCGACTATGAGAATTATCAGATTTTCGTCGGCACCTACCCCAACGATGCTGACACGCAAGCGGACGTCGACGCGGTCTGCCAGCACTATCCCAACGTGCACAAAGTGGTGTGCGCCCGCCCCGGCCCGACCAGCAAGGCCGACTGCCTGAACAACATCATCGACGCGATCCTGCGTTTTGAAAGCGAGGCGAAAATCCAGTTTGCCGGGTTCATTCTGCACGATGCCGAGGACGTGATTTCGCCGATGGAATTGCGCCTGTTCAACTATTTGCTGCCGAACAAAGACCTGATTCAAATTCCGGTTTACCCGTACGCACCAGAATGGCATGGCTTCACCGCCGGGCACTACGTTGACGAATTTGCCGAAAACCATGGCAAGGACGTTATCGTCCGCGAAGCCTTGACCGGTCAGGTGCCCAGCGCTGGCGTCGGCACTTGCTTCAGCCGCAAGGCCATCAGCGCCCTGCTCGAAGACGGCGACGGTATTGCCTTCGACGTGCAGAGTCTCACCGAGGACTACGACATCGGTTTCCGCCTCAAGCAAAAAGGCATGAAATGCATCTTCGCCCGCTATTCCATCAGCGATCCGAAACTGGCGCTGGAACAGCCGTGGGCGTTCGGCATGAACCGAGAATTCTCCCAGGTCATCTGTGTGCGCGAGCATTTCCCCCGAGACTTGCAGCATGCGATCAGACAGAAGTCGCGCTGGATCGTCGGCATCGTGTTTCAGGGCACGAAGAATCTCGGCTGGAGCCGCAAAGGCCTGCTGAATTACTTTCTGTGGCGCGACCGTCGTGGCTTGATCGCTTATATGCTGAGTTTTCTGGTCAATCTGCTGTTCGCCGTCCTGATCACCATGTGGCTGATTACGGTGATTGCACCGGAGTCGTGGCGCTATCCGTCGATTCTTTCCGACAGCGCCATTCTCCCGGTGCTGCTCTGGCTCAATGGTCTCATGTTGCTCAATCGGTTGTTTCAGCGCGGCTGGTTCGTCACCCGCTATTACGGGCTGGCCGAAGGATTGCTGTCGGCGCCACGGATGATGTGGAGCAACTTCGTCAATTTCTTCGCCAACCTGCGCGCGCTGCGCCAGGTAATGGCCATGGGCGACTCGCGCCGGGTCGCGTGGGACAAGACCACCCATGAATTCCCGGCGCTGACGAAGGCGCAACGGGTACCGCTGGGCCATAGGCTGGTGGAGAAAGGCTTGCTTACCGAAGAACAACTCGAAGCGGCCGTCACCAGCCCGGTACGCCGACGTTTGGGCCGGGAGCTGCTGCTGCGCGAGTACATCAACAGCACGCAACTGGTCCAGGAACTGGCCGAACAACTGGAACTGGAGTGGGCACCGCTCAACCCGTTCAAAATCGACCGACGCCTGATCGACGCCGTTCCCCGCCGCGTCGCTTCGCATTACGGCGTGCTGCCGGTCGCCGAAGAAGGCGACACCTTGGTGCTGGCTTCCGAGGGGCCGGTCAGCCAGGTTTCCCTCGGCGCCATCAGCCGCCAGTTGAAACGCCCGGTGCGCAGTCGTCTCGCGCCGCAGGGCCGGGTGACGCTGGGGATTCGTTACTGGTACGCCAGCCCCCGCCAGAACGCAGATATGCGTCATATGCTGGAGGTGCTGGAGCGGCATCAGGACGACGAGGCTTTGCTGGAGCGCGTCAGTCGCCATCAGGTGCTGCTCGGCAATTTGCTCCAGGTCCGCGGCATGGTGCCGCCTACTCTGTTCAATCAGGCCATGATTGATTTCGATGACGAAAAAATGTCGCTCGGCGAACACTTGATCTCCCGCGGCATGATCACCCAAGAGGTGCTTGACCAAGCACTGGCCGACCAGGCCAGCGAACAGCAGGCCGCCTACCGCATCGTCCGGGAGGTCGCATGA
- the wecB gene encoding non-hydrolyzing UDP-N-acetylglucosamine 2-epimerase, whose translation MSFKVMMVFGTRPEAIKMAPLARVLRQWPGITLNICSTGQHREMLTQVLDAFELTVDEDLQVMTQGQTLNGLSQHLLTQLDQAYERVKPDIVLVHGDTTTSFIAALAAFNRQLPIGHVEAGLRTGNLRAPWPEEANRRLTGVIADLHFPPTSKSAANLLREGVPEDNIEITGNTVIDALLWMRTHQQQTDWHPAADSPLAVLDEQRRMVLITSHRRENLGDGFQNICQALAELAARYPDVQFVYPVHLNPLVQKVVYGMLANTPNIYLVAPQDYPNFVWLMGRAHFILTDSGGVQEEAPAIGKPLLVLRDVTERPSVLESGTMLLVGTDKARIVQEASQLLDDEQTYKRMSRVHFPYGDGHASELIATRLHAWLSARSGVGA comes from the coding sequence ATGTCTTTCAAAGTCATGATGGTCTTCGGTACTCGTCCGGAGGCCATCAAAATGGCCCCGCTGGCCCGGGTTCTGCGTCAGTGGCCAGGTATCACGCTGAATATCTGCTCAACCGGCCAGCACCGCGAGATGCTGACGCAAGTGCTCGACGCCTTTGAACTGACGGTCGACGAAGACCTGCAAGTGATGACTCAGGGGCAGACTCTCAACGGCCTTTCGCAACATCTGCTGACTCAGCTCGATCAGGCCTATGAGCGAGTCAAGCCCGATATCGTTCTGGTGCACGGCGACACCACCACCAGCTTCATTGCCGCGCTCGCCGCGTTCAATCGTCAACTGCCCATAGGCCACGTTGAAGCCGGATTGCGCACCGGTAATCTGCGCGCGCCCTGGCCGGAAGAGGCCAACCGACGCCTGACGGGGGTCATCGCCGACCTGCACTTCCCACCGACGTCGAAATCCGCTGCCAATCTGCTGCGCGAAGGCGTTCCGGAAGACAACATCGAGATTACCGGCAACACCGTGATCGACGCCTTGCTGTGGATGCGCACCCATCAACAACAAACCGATTGGCATCCGGCGGCAGACTCACCGCTGGCAGTGCTCGATGAGCAGCGCCGAATGGTATTGATCACCAGCCATCGACGGGAAAATCTTGGCGATGGTTTTCAGAACATCTGTCAGGCCCTGGCGGAGCTGGCCGCGCGCTACCCGGACGTGCAATTCGTTTACCCGGTGCACCTCAATCCGCTGGTGCAGAAAGTGGTTTACGGCATGCTCGCCAATACGCCGAACATCTATCTCGTCGCCCCGCAGGATTACCCTAACTTCGTCTGGCTGATGGGCCGGGCGCATTTCATCCTCACCGACTCCGGCGGCGTTCAGGAAGAAGCGCCGGCCATCGGTAAACCCTTGTTGGTGCTGCGAGACGTGACCGAGCGGCCGTCGGTGCTGGAAAGCGGCACAATGCTGTTGGTCGGGACCGACAAGGCGCGGATCGTCCAGGAGGCCAGTCAGTTGCTCGATGACGAGCAAACCTACAAGCGCATGAGTCGTGTGCATTTCCCCTATGGCGACGGCCACGCCAGCGAACTGATCGCCACCCGTCTCCACGCCTGGCTGAGCGCACGCTCAGGTGTCGGCGCATGA
- a CDS encoding thioredoxin family protein, translating to MNAIPSSNDLAPVYRKALKTWRPVILYFADEHCPACEWAGPIFRQTAEPYRHRANIYMLNTSEAPRHPQVTGTPTVLFYKHGRLVKKLKGIGSEESLQEDFARHIGRTKAPSPALKRKHDLTWLKQTLRALRTVSRTRR from the coding sequence ATGAACGCCATCCCGTCGAGTAATGATCTGGCTCCGGTTTACCGCAAGGCCCTGAAAACCTGGCGCCCGGTGATCCTGTATTTCGCCGACGAACATTGTCCGGCCTGCGAGTGGGCCGGGCCGATTTTCCGGCAGACGGCCGAGCCCTACCGGCACCGCGCCAATATCTACATGCTCAACACCAGTGAAGCGCCGCGCCATCCGCAGGTGACCGGCACACCAACGGTACTTTTCTACAAGCACGGAAGGCTGGTGAAAAAGCTCAAAGGCATTGGCAGCGAAGAAAGCCTGCAAGAAGATTTCGCTCGGCACATCGGCAGAACCAAAGCACCTTCCCCTGCACTCAAACGCAAACATGACCTCACTTGGCTGAAGCAGACACTGCGCGCCCTGCGCACCGTTTCCCGAACACGCCGATAG
- a CDS encoding type II toxin-antitoxin system Phd/YefM family antitoxin, translating into MAHIVLSHVVASISELKKNPMGTVAAGGGQSVAILNRNEPAFYCVPAKEYEAMMTRLDDLELIVLCKAREGDPTIKVSMDDL; encoded by the coding sequence ATGGCACATATTGTTCTTTCTCATGTAGTTGCGAGTATCTCCGAATTGAAAAAAAACCCGATGGGAACCGTTGCTGCCGGAGGAGGGCAGTCCGTCGCTATCCTCAACCGGAATGAACCTGCGTTTTATTGCGTACCGGCTAAGGAGTACGAAGCGATGATGACGCGCCTGGATGACCTGGAACTCATAGTTCTTTGCAAAGCGCGGGAAGGTGATCCGACCATCAAGGTTTCAATGGATGACTTATGA
- a CDS encoding transporter substrate-binding domain-containing protein, with the protein MHRRPSLFNTCVFILAASSAVMATAQAADSKLDSVLARGKLIVGTGSTNAPWHFQGADGKLQGFDIDIAKIVAKGLFNDPSKVEFVVQSSDARIPNLLTDKVDMSCQFITVTASRAQQVAFTLPYYREGVGLLLPNNSKYNEIEDLQAAGDDVTVAVLQNVYAEELVHQALPKAKVDQYDSVDLMYQAVNSGRADAAATDQSSVKYLMVQNPGRYRSPAYAWSPQTYACAVKRGDQDWLNFVNTALHEAMTGVEFPTYAASFKQWFGVDLPSPAIGFPVEFK; encoded by the coding sequence ATGCATCGTCGTCCTTCGTTGTTCAACACGTGTGTTTTCATTCTTGCGGCTTCTTCCGCTGTCATGGCTACGGCCCAGGCGGCCGATAGCAAGCTCGACAGTGTCTTGGCCCGTGGCAAATTGATCGTGGGCACCGGTAGCACCAACGCGCCGTGGCATTTCCAGGGCGCGGACGGCAAGTTGCAGGGCTTTGATATCGACATCGCGAAGATTGTTGCCAAAGGTCTGTTCAATGACCCGAGCAAAGTCGAGTTCGTGGTGCAGTCGTCCGATGCGCGAATTCCCAACCTGCTGACCGACAAGGTCGACATGAGCTGCCAGTTCATCACCGTCACCGCGAGCCGCGCACAGCAAGTGGCGTTCACCTTGCCGTACTACCGCGAAGGTGTCGGTCTGCTGCTGCCGAACAACAGCAAGTACAACGAAATCGAAGACCTGCAAGCGGCGGGCGATGACGTTACCGTTGCCGTGCTGCAAAACGTCTATGCCGAAGAATTGGTGCATCAGGCGTTGCCCAAGGCCAAGGTCGACCAATACGACAGCGTCGACCTGATGTATCAAGCGGTGAATTCCGGCCGTGCCGACGCCGCCGCCACCGACCAGTCTTCGGTCAAATACCTGATGGTGCAGAACCCTGGCCGCTATCGCAGCCCGGCCTATGCCTGGAGCCCGCAAACCTACGCCTGCGCGGTCAAGCGCGGCGATCAGGACTGGCTGAACTTCGTCAACACCGCGCTGCATGAAGCCATGACCGGCGTCGAGTTCCCGACATACGCGGCATCCTTCAAGCAATGGTTCGGCGTTGATCTGCCGTCCCCAGCCATCGGTTTCCCCGTCGAATTCAAATGA
- a CDS encoding amino acid ABC transporter permease, translating into MNYQLNFAAVWRDFDTLLAGLGLGLQLALVSIAIGCVIGLLMAFALLSRHRALRVLASVYVTVVRNTPILVLILLIYFALPSLGIRLDKIPSFIITLSLYAGAYLTEVFRGGLLSIPKGQREAGLAIGLGEWQVKAYVTVPVMLRNVLPALSNNFISLFKDTSLAAAIAVPELTYYARKINVESYRVIETWLVTTALYVAACYLIAMLLRYLEQRLAIRR; encoded by the coding sequence ATGAACTATCAGTTGAACTTTGCCGCCGTGTGGCGCGATTTTGACACGTTGCTGGCGGGGCTTGGTCTGGGCTTGCAGTTGGCGCTGGTGTCGATCGCCATCGGCTGCGTGATCGGCCTGCTGATGGCGTTCGCCTTGCTGTCCAGGCATCGCGCCTTGCGGGTGCTGGCCTCGGTGTACGTCACGGTTGTGCGTAATACGCCGATCCTGGTGTTGATTCTGTTGATCTACTTTGCGCTGCCGAGTCTGGGTATTCGTCTGGACAAGATTCCTTCATTCATCATCACCCTGTCGCTGTACGCCGGGGCGTATCTGACCGAAGTGTTTCGCGGCGGGTTGTTGAGCATTCCAAAGGGGCAACGCGAAGCCGGGCTGGCGATCGGTCTCGGTGAATGGCAAGTGAAGGCTTACGTCACCGTGCCGGTGATGTTGCGCAACGTATTGCCAGCGTTGTCGAACAACTTCATTTCACTGTTCAAGGACACCTCGCTGGCTGCGGCGATTGCGGTGCCGGAGCTGACCTATTACGCGCGCAAGATCAATGTCGAGAGCTACCGGGTGATCGAAACCTGGCTGGTGACCACGGCGTTGTATGTCGCGGCCTGTTACCTCATCGCCATGTTGCTGCGTTACCTCGAGCAGCGTCTGGCGATCCGCCGATAG
- a CDS encoding amino acid ABC transporter permease: MYESPSWLHELWVAREPLWQGFLTSVQVSALAILLGTMLGVIAGLVLTYGKFWMRAPFRLYVDLIRGTPVFVLVLACFYMAPALGWQISAFQAGALGLTLFCGSHVAEIVRGALQALPRGQMEAGKAIGLTFYQSLGYVLLPQALRQILPTWVNSSTEIVKASTLLSVIGVAELLLSTQQVIARNFMTLEFYLFAGFLFFVINYAIELLGRHIEKRVALP, translated from the coding sequence ATGTACGAATCTCCCAGTTGGTTGCATGAATTGTGGGTGGCCCGCGAGCCGTTATGGCAAGGCTTCTTGACCAGTGTGCAAGTGTCGGCGCTGGCGATTCTGCTGGGCACGATGCTCGGCGTGATCGCCGGGCTTGTGCTCACTTACGGCAAATTCTGGATGCGCGCACCGTTTCGCCTCTATGTCGACCTGATACGCGGCACACCGGTGTTTGTATTGGTGCTGGCCTGCTTCTACATGGCGCCGGCGCTCGGTTGGCAGATCAGCGCGTTCCAGGCCGGCGCGTTGGGGCTAACGCTGTTTTGCGGCTCGCACGTGGCCGAAATCGTTCGCGGGGCGTTGCAAGCCTTGCCGCGCGGGCAGATGGAGGCGGGCAAGGCGATCGGGCTGACGTTCTACCAATCCCTCGGCTATGTGCTGTTGCCCCAGGCGCTGCGGCAGATCCTGCCGACGTGGGTCAACTCGTCCACCGAAATCGTCAAGGCCTCGACCTTGCTCTCGGTGATCGGCGTCGCCGAGTTGCTGCTGAGCACCCAACAGGTCATCGCCCGGAATTTCATGACTCTGGAGTTCTATCTGTTCGCCGGTTTTCTGTTCTTCGTCATCAACTACGCCATCGAATTACTCGGCCGGCACATTGAAAAACGGGTGGCCTTGCCATGA
- a CDS encoding amino acid ABC transporter ATP-binding protein yields MTDAQLSNIPNGQPLLDIRGLHKQYGAVEVLKGVDLSMQRGNVVTLIGSSGSGKTTLLRCVNMLEEFQGGQILLDGESIGYDEVNGKRVRHAEKLIARHRAMTGMAFQQFNLFPHLTALQNVTLGLLKVKKMAKDEAVALAEKWLERVGLLERRNHFPGQLSGGQQQRVAIARAIAMNPSLMLFDEVTSALDPELVGEVLNVIKGLAEDGMTMLLVTHEMRFAFEVSDKIVFMNQGRIEEQGPPKDLFERPQSPRLAEFLKNTRF; encoded by the coding sequence ATGACTGACGCTCAACTTTCCAACATTCCAAACGGCCAGCCGCTGCTGGACATTCGTGGCCTGCATAAACAGTACGGCGCGGTCGAAGTGCTCAAGGGCGTCGACCTGAGCATGCAGCGCGGCAACGTGGTTACGCTGATCGGCTCCAGCGGTTCGGGCAAGACGACATTGCTGCGCTGCGTGAACATGCTCGAAGAGTTCCAGGGCGGACAAATCCTGCTCGATGGCGAATCGATCGGCTATGACGAGGTCAATGGCAAACGCGTCAGGCACGCGGAAAAACTGATCGCCCGGCATCGCGCGATGACCGGCATGGCGTTCCAGCAATTCAACCTGTTTCCGCACCTGACCGCGTTGCAAAACGTCACCCTTGGCTTGCTCAAGGTGAAGAAAATGGCCAAGGACGAAGCCGTGGCGCTGGCGGAAAAATGGCTTGAGCGCGTGGGCTTGCTTGAGCGGCGCAATCACTTTCCCGGCCAGTTGTCCGGCGGTCAGCAACAGCGTGTGGCGATTGCCCGGGCTATCGCGATGAACCCGAGCCTGATGCTGTTCGATGAGGTCACCTCGGCCCTCGATCCGGAGTTGGTCGGCGAGGTGCTCAACGTGATCAAAGGCCTGGCCGAAGACGGCATGACCATGTTGCTGGTGACCCACGAAATGCGTTTCGCGTTCGAGGTCTCGGACAAAATCGTTTTCATGAATCAGGGGCGGATCGAAGAGCAGGGGCCACCCAAGGACTTGTTCGAACGCCCGCAATCACCGCGTCTGGCTGAATTTCTCAAGAACACGCGGTTTTGA
- a CDS encoding RidA family protein, whose product MSITRYGTGSTAAGGQPRPFARAVEADGWLHVSGQVPAVDGEIIAGGIVEQTHQTMKNLIAILEEAGYGLEDVVRAGVWLDDPRDFSSFNKVFGEYFKPEHAPARACVQASMMVDCKVEIDCIAYKKKA is encoded by the coding sequence ATGAGCATTACGCGTTACGGCACCGGCAGCACCGCCGCCGGCGGTCAACCCCGTCCATTCGCCCGCGCCGTTGAGGCGGATGGCTGGCTGCACGTGTCCGGTCAGGTGCCGGCGGTGGATGGCGAGATCATCGCCGGCGGCATCGTCGAGCAGACGCACCAGACAATGAAGAACCTCATCGCGATTCTCGAAGAGGCCGGTTATGGTCTTGAAGACGTGGTCCGGGCCGGCGTCTGGCTGGACGATCCGCGCGACTTCAGCAGCTTCAACAAGGTGTTCGGCGAGTACTTCAAACCTGAACACGCACCGGCGCGCGCCTGTGTGCAGGCGAGCATGATGGTCGATTGCAAGGTCGAGATCGACTGCATCGCCTACAAGAAGAAGGCCTGA